From the genome of Populus alba chromosome 10, ASM523922v2, whole genome shotgun sequence, one region includes:
- the LOC118043218 gene encoding late embryogenesis abundant protein EMB564: MSSNQQWREELDARARRGETVIPGGTGGRSLEAQEHLAEGRSRGGQTRKEQLGTEGYQEMGRKGGLSTTDESGGERAEREGIPIDESKFKTN, from the exons ATGTCTTCCAATCAACAATGGAGGGAGGAGCTCGATGCCAGGGCAAGGAGAGGAGAGACAGTAATCCCTGGAGGCACTGGGGGTAGAAGCCTTGAAGCCCAAGAACACCTGGCTGAAG GGAGGAGCCGTGGAGGGCAGACAAGGAAGGAACAGCTAGGGACAGAGGGGTATCAAGAAATGGGACGCAAGGGTGGGCTTAGCACCACGGATGAGTCCGGTGGAGAACGCGCGGAGAGGGAGGGTATCCCCATCGACGAGTCAAAGTTCAAGACCAATTAA